In the genome of Entelurus aequoreus isolate RoL-2023_Sb linkage group LG15, RoL_Eaeq_v1.1, whole genome shotgun sequence, one region contains:
- the rmc1 gene encoding regulator of MON1-CCZ1 complex codes for MSGEHYLELCDNPVQFENASSVNNVFFDEANKQVFAVRSGGATGVVVKGPDDKSSVAFRMDDKGEVKCIKFSIGNKILAVQRTSKSVDFINFIPDYPHTEFTHECKMKNANLLGFCWTNWNEIVFISDQGIEFYQVLPDKRTVKLIKSQSINVNWYQYCPETAVILLSTTVQGNVLQPFAFRTGSMSKMSKFEIELPVVPKPAKLSLSERDIAMATIYSQLYVMYLKHHSRTANSPSAEVVLYHLAREGVCKKTHVLKLNTTGKFALNIVDNLVVVHHQSSQTSLIFDIKLKESDGAVSTHQPVLPARSIHPCSIPLAGPAVAPSQPPVLCQLYSSSWSVFQPDIIISASEGYLWYLHVMLSPTVNLLSDKGKLMDFLLRRRDCKMVILSVCSQLLDGEQKGSLPVVATVFDKLNRVYKDFLEAEQSYTVAMESGPARGSAAQKRPIRTQAVIDQSDMYTHVLSAFTERKAAAHKFTIAVLMEYIRSLNHFQITVQHYLYELVIKTLVQHNLFYMLHQFLQYHVLTDSKPLACLLLSLESTYPPAHQLSLDMLKRLSTANDEIVEVLLSKQQVLAALRFIRSVGAHDNMSARKFLDAARQTGDDMLFYTVFRSFQQRNQRLRGSPAFNTGEHCEEHVLHFTQLFGEQAQMKASTI; via the exons ATGAGTGGCGAACACTACTTGGAACTCTGCGACAACCCCGTGCAGTTTGAAAATGCGTCGAGCGTCAACAACGTCTTTTTTGACGAAGCAAACAAGCAG GTATTCGCGGTGCGTTCAGGGGGCGCCACGGGGGTGGTGGTCAAAGGCCCGGACGACAAGAGTTCCGTTGCCTTCAG GATGGACGACAAGGGAGAAGTGAAGTGCATTAAGTTCTCCATTGGAAACAAAATTTTGGCTGTGCAAAGAACGTCCAAGTCTGTG GACTTCATCAACTTCATTCCCGACTACCCTCATACAGAGTTCACACACGAGTGCAAG ATGAAGAACGCAAACCTTCTCGGCTTCTGCTGGACCAACTGGAACGAGATTGTCTTCATCAGCGACCAGGGCATTGAGTTCTATCAG GTGCTTCCGGACAAGCGTACGGTCAAACTCATCAAAAGCCAAAGCATCAACGTCAATTGGTACCAGTACTGTCCCGAAACGGCCGTCATCCTGCTGTCCACCACAGTGCAGGGCAACGTACTGCAGCCATTCGCCTTTCGG ACTGGGAGCATGTCCAAGATGTCCAAATTTGAGATTGAGCTGCCCGTTGTCCCCAAGCCTGCCAAACTCAGCCTCTCTGAAAGGGATATTGCCATGGCGACCAT TTACAGTCAGCTGTACGTGATGTACCTGAAACATCACTCCAGGACGGCCAATAGTCCCAGTGCAGAGGTGGTGCTCTACCATTTAgcaag ggAGGGCGTGTGCAAAAAGACACACGTGTTGAAGTTGAACACAACGGGAAAGTTTGCTCTCAACATCGTCGACAACCTAGTGGTGGTCCATCACCAAAGTTCTCAG ACCTCGCTAATCTTCGACATCAAATTGAAGGAGTCGGACGGCGCTGTCAGCACGCATCAGCCTGTTTTACCTGCACGCTCCATACATCCCTGCAGCATTCCACTGGCAG GTCCGGCGGTGGCGCCCTCACAACCTCCTGTCCTGTGCCAGCTGT ATTCGTCCTCCTGGAGCGTTTTCCAGCCTGACATCATCATCAGCGCCAGCGAAG GTTACTTGTGGTACCTTCACGTGATGCTGTCGCCTACCGTCAACCTGCTGAGTGACAAGGGCAAACTGATGGACTTCCTGTTGCGCCGCAGGGACTGCAAGATGGTCATCCTGTCCGTCTGCTCTCAGC TTCTGGACGGTGAGCAGAAGGGGAGTCTTCCCGTGGTGGCGACCGTCTTTGACAAGCTCAATCGGGTGTACAAGGACTTCCTGGAGGCGGAGCAGAGCTACACTGTG GCGATGGAGTCGGGTCCGGCGAGAGGCAGCGCCGCTCAGAAGCGCCCGATTAGAACTCAGGCAGTCATCGACCAGTCAGACATGTACACGCACGTCTTGTCTGCCTTTACGGAGAGGAAG GCCGCCGCCCACAAGTTCACCATCGCCGTGCTAATGGAGTACATCCGCTCGCTAAACCACTTCCAGATCACCGTGCAG CATTATTTGTATGAGCTGGTCATCAAGACGCTGGTCCAGCACAACCTCTTCTACATGTTGCATCAGTTCCTGCAGTATCACGTCCTCACCGACTCCAAACCTCtg GCCTGCTTGCTCCTGTCTCTGGAGAGCACGTACCCCCCCGCCCACCAGCTGTCACTGGACATGTTGAAG CGCCTGTCGACGGCCAACGACGAGATCGTGGAGGTTCTGCTGTCCAAGCAGCAGGTTCTGGCCGCGCTCAGATTCATCCGCAGCGTCG GCGCTCACGACAATATGTCCGCCCGCAAGTTTCTGGATGCCGCTCGTCAGACCGGGGACGACATGTTGTTCTACACCGTCTTCAGGTCCTTCCAGCAGAGGAATCAGCGGCTTAGGGGAAGCCCCGCCTTTAACACAG gagagCACTGCGAGGAACATGTGCTTCACTTCACTCAGCTGTTTGGCGAACAGGCGCAAATGAAGGCCTCCACCATCTGA